TTTGAGCTGGCAAAATACAATTTTAATAATGAGCTTCTCCCTTTCGTAATTATCACAACGAACAGCGATGCGATGTATGCCATGGAGCTGATTAATTACGGAGTGCGAGATTATCTGGTGAAGCCTTCAACCGGAAATATAATCGTATCGGTTGTAAAGAACGCCGCTCTAAGGCACCCCGGAAAAATAGTCGACATGGAGGAGTTGTCCGGGCTCAACAATCTTGCATTCATAAAAGTCCCTTCCAATCTCGATTCAATTAATAAGGCAAGCCTCTGGGTGGAGAACAAGTTATCCGAATTTGCGGATGTGCATGAGACAAAAAAATTCATCAATTACCTTTACGAGTTCCTTGTTAACGCGCATGAGCATGGCAATCTCGGACTCGGAGAGCACGACAAAGAGAAACTTCTGAACGAGGGTAAATACGATGATTTCCTCAACAGCAGAGAGAATGAAAACTCTACGATAGACGTGAAGTTCTCCGCTGTAGGGAAGGAAGTAGTAGTAAACGTGACCGATCATGGCAAGGGATTCAACTACGATAAATATCTGAGAATGTCGAAGGATGAGGTGTTGTCACGCATAGCTATGCCGAACGGGAGGGGCATAGTAATGGCAATCGGGTATTTCGACGCGGTCAGGTACGATAAGCAAGGAACCTCGGTTTCTCTAATAAAAAACTTCGATAATTAAACGTCCGTCACCAGTCGGACTTCATTCCCCTCTATCCCGCTCCAATGTCATGGAATGAGAAAGTTTCTGATAAGCGGTAGTTTTCTGCTGAATAGGCTATATAATTGAACCTCAATGAAGTTGGATACTATTG
The genomic region above belongs to Nitrospinota bacterium and contains:
- a CDS encoding response regulator, whose translation is MEDDKKISVLLAEDSLVYTAFIDNLLTSRGFSVEKAANGREAIDHLKSGKSFDVILSDLNMPEVNGFELAKYNFNNELLPFVIITTNSDAMYAMELINYGVRDYLVKPSTGNIIVSVVKNAALRHPGKIVDMEELSGLNNLAFIKVPSNLDSINKASLWVENKLSEFADVHETKKFINYLYEFLVNAHEHGNLGLGEHDKEKLLNEGKYDDFLNSRENENSTIDVKFSAVGKEVVVNVTDHGKGFNYDKYLRMSKDEVLSRIAMPNGRGIVMAIGYFDAVRYDKQGTSVSLIKNFDN